Proteins encoded within one genomic window of Guyparkeria hydrothermalis:
- a CDS encoding anthranilate synthase component II, which translates to MVLMLDNYDSFTYNLVQYLGELGEEVWVARNDQVTIEEIETRAPSHIVVSPGPCDPDQAGISLEVIRHFAGKLPILGVCLGHQAIGQVFGGQVVRAREVMHGKVSPVYHTGEGVFEGLPNPFEATRYHSLVVARDSLPSELEVTAWTQHDDGSVDEIMGFRHREYAIEGVQFHPESILTQHGHQQLKTFLRYRSGVRELAPA; encoded by the coding sequence ATGGTGCTCATGCTCGACAACTACGACTCGTTCACCTACAACCTGGTCCAGTACTTGGGCGAGCTGGGTGAAGAGGTCTGGGTGGCGCGCAACGATCAGGTCACGATCGAGGAGATCGAGACCCGTGCGCCGAGTCACATCGTCGTCTCGCCGGGTCCCTGCGACCCGGACCAGGCCGGTATTTCGCTGGAGGTGATTCGGCATTTCGCCGGCAAGCTGCCCATCCTCGGTGTCTGCCTCGGCCATCAGGCGATCGGCCAGGTCTTTGGCGGCCAGGTCGTGCGGGCGCGCGAGGTGATGCACGGCAAGGTCTCGCCGGTCTATCACACTGGCGAAGGGGTGTTCGAGGGGCTGCCGAACCCGTTCGAGGCGACCCGCTATCACTCGTTGGTGGTGGCGCGCGACAGCTTGCCGTCCGAGCTCGAAGTGACGGCCTGGACGCAGCACGATGACGGCTCGGTCGACGAGATCATGGGCTTCCGCCACCGCGAGTACGCCATCGAGGGCGTGCAGTTCCATCCCGAGTCGATCCTCACCCAGCACGGCCACCAGCAGCTCAAGACCTTCCTCCGCTACCGTTCGGGCGTGCGCGAACTCGCGCCGGCGTGA
- a CDS encoding ferredoxin--NADP reductase, with the protein MGEWLEATVVEKIRWNDGLFSLRFDAPLPAFKAGQFVRVGLDVDGERIARPYSLVNAPDETPHEIYFNVVPEGPLSPRLARLEAGDLFQVHSSVTGTMTMERTPEHRHLWLFATGTALGPFLSMLKTDAPWQRAERVVLCHSVRTASDLTYGDTIRELLHRYGNRLTFVPLVTRETVTGTLQQRIPAALDSGDIERLVGLTLRPEDAHVMLCGNSDMIEAVQQRLEARGLRRHRRREPGHVTVEKYH; encoded by the coding sequence ATGGGCGAATGGCTTGAGGCGACCGTGGTCGAGAAGATCCGCTGGAACGACGGCCTGTTTTCATTGCGCTTCGACGCGCCGCTACCCGCGTTCAAGGCCGGGCAGTTCGTGCGCGTCGGGCTGGATGTCGACGGCGAGCGGATCGCGCGGCCCTATTCGCTGGTCAACGCCCCGGACGAGACGCCTCACGAGATCTATTTCAACGTCGTGCCGGAAGGGCCGCTCTCCCCCCGGCTGGCCCGGCTCGAGGCCGGCGACCTGTTCCAGGTGCATTCCTCGGTCACCGGCACGATGACCATGGAGCGCACCCCCGAGCATCGCCATCTGTGGCTGTTCGCCACGGGGACGGCGCTCGGCCCCTTCCTGTCCATGCTCAAGACCGATGCCCCCTGGCAGCGTGCCGAGCGGGTAGTGCTGTGCCACTCGGTGCGCACCGCCTCGGACCTGACCTATGGCGATACGATTCGCGAGCTCCTGCATCGGTATGGCAACCGGCTGACCTTCGTGCCGCTGGTCACCCGGGAGACCGTCACCGGGACGTTGCAACAGCGCATTCCGGCGGCGCTGGACTCCGGCGATATCGAGCGGCTGGTCGGGTTGACGCTGCGCCCCGAGGACGCGCACGTCATGCTCTGCGGGAACTCGGACATGATCGAGGCGGTCCAGCAGCGACTGGAAGCGCGCGGGTTGCGTCGCCATCGGCGTCGCGAGCCGGGGCATGTCACCGTCGAGAAGTACCACTGA
- a CDS encoding DMT family transporter codes for MTEPTPGPVEDRDIPESAPVTVMPLLALLLLGILWGYNWVVMKAVLTDVSPAWFAALRTVVPALLLIAILPLAGKRLRPPPLFYVLPIGVFQTAAFVGFMMWALETGPAGETSVIVFMMPLWLTLMAHFALHERITGIQLLAIGLALPGLVLLIAPWEQALAVGAVGFGLASGFGWALGAIWQKRYYHRYRPDLLSLTAWQMLYGGLLLAGVALWAEPFAINATPNFFWGLFYNVLLAGAIGWLLWVYSLHHLPTWVAGFGSLLVPGIGVLSAWLVLGETPGPVKQLGIGLILSALLMITLYQRRQRRHRERS; via the coding sequence ATGACCGAGCCGACCCCAGGTCCCGTCGAAGATCGCGATATTCCCGAAAGCGCACCCGTTACGGTGATGCCGCTGCTGGCATTGCTGCTGCTCGGCATCCTCTGGGGCTATAACTGGGTGGTGATGAAGGCGGTGCTGACCGATGTCTCGCCGGCCTGGTTCGCCGCGCTGCGCACCGTGGTGCCGGCACTGCTTCTGATCGCGATCCTGCCGCTGGCCGGCAAGCGCCTGCGACCGCCGCCGTTGTTCTACGTCCTGCCGATCGGCGTGTTCCAGACGGCCGCCTTCGTCGGCTTCATGATGTGGGCGCTGGAAACCGGCCCGGCCGGCGAGACGTCGGTGATCGTGTTCATGATGCCGTTGTGGCTGACATTGATGGCGCACTTCGCCCTGCACGAACGCATCACCGGCATCCAGTTGCTGGCCATCGGCCTGGCGCTTCCCGGTCTGGTGCTGCTGATCGCCCCCTGGGAGCAGGCGCTTGCCGTCGGCGCGGTGGGGTTCGGCCTTGCTTCGGGGTTCGGCTGGGCGCTGGGGGCGATCTGGCAGAAGCGCTACTACCACCGCTACCGGCCCGATCTTTTGAGTCTGACGGCCTGGCAGATGCTCTACGGTGGATTGCTGCTGGCGGGCGTGGCGCTCTGGGCCGAGCCGTTCGCGATCAACGCCACGCCCAACTTCTTCTGGGGGCTGTTCTACAACGTGCTGCTGGCCGGCGCGATCGGTTGGCTGCTGTGGGTCTATTCACTGCACCACCTGCCTACCTGGGTGGCCGGTTTCGGCTCGCTTCTGGTGCCGGGTATCGGTGTGCTTAGTGCCTGGCTGGTGCTGGGCGAGACGCCCGGTCCGGTCAAGCAGCTCGGTATCGGCCTGATCCTGTCGGCGCTGCTGATGATCACCCTCTATCAGCGTCGTCAGCGGCGTCACCGTGAGCGATCCTAA
- a CDS encoding DUF1328 domain-containing protein, whose product MLSWALVFLIVGIIAGVLGMSGIAGAATQIAWILFVVGLILAIVFFLMGRRPPV is encoded by the coding sequence ATGCTTTCTTGGGCACTCGTATTTCTGATCGTGGGCATCATTGCCGGCGTGCTGGGGATGAGCGGCATCGCTGGCGCGGCCACGCAGATCGCCTGGATCCTGTTCGTCGTTGGCCTGATCCTGGCCATCGTGTTCTTCCTGATGGGACGGCGCCCGCCGGTCTGA
- a CDS encoding DUF5362 family protein, whose amino-acid sequence METSSSAADARSIIEPLYRGKFWMQLIGVMMIIYGVITALSIVGIIIAWIPIWAGVVLMQAAGAVHRAYTSNEPQEASYAMGKIRIYFTIFGVLTLLGLIMMVVSMIFGVGMMGMGAGNF is encoded by the coding sequence ATGGAAACCTCATCCTCAGCGGCCGACGCCCGCTCGATCATCGAACCGCTGTACCGCGGCAAGTTCTGGATGCAGCTGATCGGCGTGATGATGATCATCTACGGCGTGATCACCGCCCTATCGATAGTCGGCATCATCATCGCCTGGATTCCCATCTGGGCCGGGGTGGTCCTGATGCAGGCCGCCGGTGCCGTCCACCGTGCCTACACCAGCAACGAGCCCCAGGAGGCGAGCTACGCCATGGGCAAGATCCGGATCTACTTCACGATCTTCGGCGTGCTGACTCTGCTCGGCCTGATCATGATGGTCGTCAGCATGATCTTCGGCGTCGGCATGATGGGAATGGGTGCAGGCAACTTCTGA
- the thiC gene encoding phosphomethylpyrimidine synthase ThiC → MSAIPSDFLQKTAKLSETVIEPFPASHKRYSVGSRPDIRVPYREISQTATQNDSGIVSNPPIPVYDTSGPYTDPDVEIDLLKGLEPLRQKWIDERDDTEQLDGPTSRFGQERLSDEKTENLRFSHIRPPRRAKAGANVTQMHYARQGIITPEMEYVAIRENNRLQEMRADPRYKALLRQHKGESFGAAIPDEITPEFVRDEIARGRAIIPANINHPEIEPMIIGRNFRTKINGNLGNSAVTSGIAEEVEKMVWGIRWGGDTIMDLSTGKHIHETREWILRNSPVPIGTVPLYQALEKVDGKAEDLTWEIYRDTLIEQAEQGVDYFTIHAGVRLAYVPMTAERVTGIVSRGGSIMAKWCLAHHEESFLYTHFNEICEIMKAYDVSFSLGDGLRPGCLADANDEAQFAELKTLGELTQIAWKHDVQVMIEGPGHVPLHMVKENMDKELEDCFEAPFYTLGPLVTDIAPAYDHITSGIGAANIGWYGTAMLCYVTPKEHLGLPNKDDVREGVITYKIAAHASDLAKGFPGTQVRDNALSKARFEFRWLDQYHLSLDPERAREYHDATLPKEAHQVAHFCSMCGPHFCSMKITQEVREYADQLGVDEEEALKQGMKEKSIEFVEKGGEVYGRI, encoded by the coding sequence ATGAGCGCAATCCCCAGCGATTTCCTGCAGAAAACGGCAAAACTCTCCGAGACGGTCATCGAGCCGTTTCCGGCCAGCCACAAGCGCTATTCGGTGGGCTCGCGCCCGGACATCCGTGTCCCGTACCGCGAGATCAGCCAGACGGCGACGCAGAACGACTCCGGCATCGTCTCCAACCCGCCGATTCCGGTCTACGACACCTCCGGCCCCTACACCGACCCGGACGTCGAGATCGACCTGCTCAAAGGGCTCGAGCCGTTGAGGCAGAAATGGATCGACGAGCGTGACGACACCGAGCAGCTCGACGGGCCGACCTCGCGCTTCGGCCAGGAACGTCTGAGCGACGAGAAGACCGAGAACCTGCGCTTCTCGCACATCCGCCCGCCGCGTCGCGCCAAGGCCGGTGCCAACGTCACCCAGATGCATTACGCGCGCCAGGGCATCATCACCCCGGAGATGGAATACGTCGCGATCCGCGAGAACAACCGTCTCCAGGAGATGCGTGCCGACCCGCGCTACAAGGCGCTGCTGCGCCAGCACAAGGGCGAGTCCTTCGGCGCGGCGATCCCGGACGAGATCACCCCGGAGTTCGTCCGTGACGAGATCGCCCGCGGCCGCGCGATCATCCCGGCGAACATCAACCACCCGGAAATCGAGCCGATGATCATCGGCCGGAACTTCCGTACCAAGATCAACGGCAACCTCGGCAACTCGGCGGTCACCTCCGGCATCGCCGAGGAAGTCGAGAAGATGGTCTGGGGCATCCGCTGGGGCGGCGACACCATCATGGATCTGTCGACCGGCAAGCACATTCACGAGACCCGCGAGTGGATCCTGCGCAACTCGCCGGTACCGATCGGCACCGTGCCGCTTTACCAGGCGCTGGAGAAGGTCGACGGCAAGGCCGAGGACCTGACCTGGGAGATCTACCGCGACACGCTGATCGAGCAGGCCGAGCAGGGTGTGGACTACTTCACCATCCACGCCGGCGTGCGCCTGGCCTACGTGCCGATGACCGCCGAGCGCGTCACCGGCATCGTCTCGCGTGGCGGTTCGATCATGGCCAAGTGGTGCCTGGCGCACCACGAGGAGTCGTTCCTCTACACGCACTTCAACGAGATCTGCGAGATCATGAAGGCCTACGACGTCAGCTTCTCGCTGGGCGACGGCCTGCGCCCGGGCTGCTTGGCGGATGCCAACGACGAGGCGCAGTTCGCCGAACTGAAGACCCTCGGCGAGCTGACCCAGATCGCCTGGAAGCACGACGTGCAGGTGATGATCGAGGGCCCGGGCCACGTGCCGCTGCACATGGTCAAGGAGAACATGGACAAGGAGCTCGAGGATTGCTTCGAGGCGCCGTTCTACACCCTTGGGCCCCTGGTCACCGACATCGCGCCGGCCTACGACCACATCACCAGCGGCATCGGCGCGGCCAACATCGGTTGGTACGGCACCGCCATGCTTTGCTACGTCACGCCGAAGGAGCACCTCGGCCTGCCGAACAAGGACGATGTGCGCGAGGGTGTGATTACCTACAAGATCGCCGCCCACGCCTCGGATCTCGCCAAGGGCTTCCCGGGCACGCAGGTGCGCGACAACGCGCTGTCCAAGGCGCGCTTCGAGTTCCGCTGGCTGGACCAGTACCACCTGTCGCTCGATCCGGAGCGGGCGCGTGAGTACCACGACGCGACGCTGCCGAAGGAAGCCCACCAGGTGGCGCATTTCTGCTCCATGTGCGGCCCACACTTCTGCTCGATGAAGATCACCCAGGAGGTGCGCGAGTACGCCGACCAGTTGGGCGTCGACGAGGAGGAGGCGCTCAAGCAGGGCATGAAGGAGAAGTCGATCGAGTTCGTCGAGAAGGGCGGCGAGGTCTACGGCCGGATCTGA